The following coding sequences are from one Kosakonia sp. H02 window:
- a CDS encoding cobyrinate a,c-diamide synthase has translation MSDWRSAFILAGTGSGCGKTTVTLGLLTLLQRSGLRVQPFKVGPDYLDSAWHTAVTGVASRNLDRFMLPAPTLNALFTEHLLAADVAVIEGVMGLYDGYGTDPHYCSSAALAKQLGIPVILLVDGKAVSTSIAATVMGFQHFDPQLPIAGVIVNRVNSDTHFQLLKQAIEHYCDIPVLGYVPVVPDIALPERHLGLVTARETVVETQPWQAFADRLAQTLDIHRLLLLTRLEKLPAGELPVCPCEQAGAGLTLAVADDEAFNFYYPDNLQLLERAGVRIVRFSPLHDRELPDCQMLWLGGGYPELHAQALSANQSMLGAIRRAHQRGVAIYAECGGLMYLGDTLCDAENNEWPMVGVIPGHSRMGKRLTRFGYCEARAMQQTLLAAPGETLRGHEFHYSDFAPRTEAVLDCHKTRDGEVLKRWQGGWQVGNTFASYLHLHFAQRPQMLNRWFAAARSAQ, from the coding sequence ATGTCAGACTGGCGCAGCGCCTTTATTCTTGCCGGAACCGGCAGCGGCTGTGGGAAAACCACCGTCACGCTGGGGCTGCTTACGTTATTGCAGCGCTCAGGCTTGCGCGTGCAACCCTTCAAAGTCGGGCCGGACTACCTCGATAGCGCCTGGCACACCGCCGTTACCGGTGTTGCTTCCCGTAACCTCGACAGGTTTATGCTGCCAGCGCCCACCCTTAATGCCCTTTTTACTGAACACCTGCTCGCAGCCGATGTGGCCGTCATTGAAGGCGTGATGGGGCTTTATGATGGCTACGGTACCGACCCCCACTATTGCAGCAGCGCCGCGCTGGCAAAACAGCTCGGTATACCGGTCATCCTGCTGGTTGATGGCAAAGCCGTTTCCACCTCCATTGCCGCGACGGTCATGGGCTTTCAACATTTCGACCCGCAACTGCCCATTGCCGGGGTTATCGTCAATCGCGTCAACAGCGACACGCATTTCCAGTTGCTGAAACAGGCCATTGAACACTATTGCGACATCCCGGTTCTCGGCTATGTGCCGGTTGTCCCTGACATTGCGCTGCCGGAGCGCCACCTTGGGCTGGTCACTGCCCGCGAAACGGTAGTCGAAACCCAGCCCTGGCAAGCCTTTGCCGACCGCCTGGCGCAAACGCTTGATATTCACCGCTTGCTCTTGCTGACCCGGCTGGAAAAACTGCCCGCCGGTGAACTGCCGGTGTGCCCGTGCGAACAGGCAGGCGCGGGGCTGACGCTGGCAGTAGCCGATGACGAAGCCTTCAATTTCTACTACCCCGATAACCTGCAACTGCTGGAACGCGCGGGCGTGCGTATTGTGCGTTTTAGCCCGCTGCATGACCGCGAACTGCCCGATTGCCAGATGCTGTGGCTCGGCGGCGGCTATCCGGAATTGCATGCGCAAGCACTCTCTGCCAACCAGTCGATGCTGGGAGCCATCCGCCGCGCGCACCAGCGCGGCGTGGCAATTTACGCCGAATGCGGCGGCCTGATGTACCTCGGCGATACATTGTGCGATGCAGAAAATAACGAATGGCCGATGGTCGGCGTGATCCCAGGCCACAGCCGGATGGGTAAACGGCTGACCCGCTTTGGCTACTGCGAAGCCCGCGCCATGCAACAGACCTTGCTGGCCGCGCCTGGCGAAACGCTGCGCGGCCATGAGTTCCACTATTCGGACTTTGCCCCGCGCACAGAAGCCGTGCTGGATTGCCATAAAACCCGCGATGGCGAAGTGCTAAAGCGTTGGCAAGGCGGCTGGCAGGTCGGCAACACCTTTGCCAGTTATTTGCATCTTCACTTCGCCCAGCGCCCGCAGATGCTCAACCGTTGGTTTGCCGCTGCAAGGAGCGCCCAATGA
- the pocR gene encoding regulatory protein PocR, giving the protein MISASTLNSELINKIAQDFAQATGLAVVVVNIHGEEISELFNFTPFCQRMRQHPQHSVRCRMSDRCGGFEASKSNQPCIYRCHAGLTDFSIPLVIAGHLVGFVLCGQVRLRDNSGVELVDILNIDDRWQADPVLMDAFHSVPEMDYSRVIASADLLQLIVENCLKKQLNFVVIKDQQQASEASRTPRSQGPHDSKMKKALRYIDAHLSDELRLEDVAAHVYLSPYYFSKLFKKYQGIGFNAWVNQQRMVSAREMLCHSDWSIASIARNLGFSQTSYFCKVFRQTYQVTPQAFRLQNNENYDGD; this is encoded by the coding sequence ATGATTTCTGCGAGTACACTGAACTCCGAACTCATTAATAAAATCGCCCAGGATTTTGCTCAAGCCACCGGTCTGGCCGTTGTTGTGGTGAATATCCACGGCGAAGAGATCTCCGAGCTATTTAATTTCACCCCGTTCTGCCAGCGTATGCGACAGCATCCACAGCATAGTGTCCGCTGTCGTATGAGCGATCGCTGCGGCGGCTTTGAAGCCTCTAAATCAAACCAGCCCTGTATTTACCGCTGTCATGCCGGACTCACGGATTTCTCTATTCCGCTGGTGATTGCCGGGCATCTGGTGGGGTTTGTGCTGTGCGGGCAGGTGCGCCTGCGCGATAACAGCGGCGTGGAACTGGTGGATATTCTCAATATTGACGATCGCTGGCAGGCGGATCCGGTGCTGATGGATGCGTTCCATTCCGTGCCGGAAATGGATTATTCGCGGGTTATCGCCTCGGCGGATCTGTTGCAACTGATTGTCGAGAACTGCCTGAAAAAGCAGCTTAATTTTGTGGTGATTAAAGACCAGCAGCAGGCGTCTGAAGCGAGCCGTACGCCACGAAGCCAGGGGCCGCACGACAGCAAAATGAAGAAAGCGCTGCGCTATATCGACGCCCATCTGTCCGATGAACTGCGGCTGGAGGACGTTGCCGCGCACGTTTACCTCAGCCCTTACTACTTCAGCAAGCTGTTTAAAAAGTATCAGGGGATAGGCTTTAACGCATGGGTCAACCAACAACGCATGGTCAGCGCAAGGGAGATGCTCTGCCATAGCGACTGGAGCATTGCCAGTATCGCGCGCAATTTAGGGTTTTCGCAGACCAGCTATTTCTGCAAAGTATTCCGCCAGACTTATCAGGTTACGCCGCAGGCCTTCCGTTTGCAGAATAATGAAAACTATGACGGCGATTAA